In a single window of the bacterium genome:
- a CDS encoding slipin family protein has translation MGGGLTVLLVVVFIFLFNAIKVVNEYERGVVFRLGRLVGARGPGLFILLPMVERMVKISLRTLTFDVTPQEVMTRDNVPIKINAVVWFRVMDPSKAVVEVENYHMATMQLAQTTLRGIAGQFELDQMLSERDTVNQQLQQIIDQQTDPWGIKVSIVEIKEVELPDTMKRAMARQAEVERDRRARIINAEGEYQASEKLRDAAKILDEIPIAIQLRYLQTASEIAAEKNTTVLFPLPMEFLKFFDAQKKNG, from the coding sequence ATGGGAGGCGGTTTAACTGTATTACTTGTTGTTGTATTTATATTTTTGTTTAATGCAATAAAGGTTGTAAATGAGTATGAAAGAGGAGTTGTATTTAGATTAGGAAGATTGGTTGGCGCAAGAGGTCCTGGTCTTTTTATACTTCTTCCTATGGTTGAAAGAATGGTAAAAATTAGTTTAAGGACTCTAACGTTTGATGTGACGCCTCAAGAAGTAATGACTCGTGATAATGTTCCAATTAAGATTAATGCTGTGGTCTGGTTTAGAGTTATGGATCCAAGTAAGGCTGTGGTTGAAGTAGAAAATTACCATATGGCTACAATGCAACTGGCTCAAACTACTTTAAGAGGGATAGCAGGTCAATTTGAGTTAGACCAGATGCTCTCTGAAAGAGATACAGTTAACCAACAGTTGCAACAGATTATAGATCAACAGACCGACCCTTGGGGAATCAAGGTAAGTATTGTAGAAATAAAAGAAGTTGAACTGCCTGATACTATGAAAAGAGCAATGGCAAGGCAGGCGGAGGTGGAGAGAGATAGAAGAGCAAGAATTATCAACGCTGAAGGAGAATATCAGGCTTCCGAAAAATTGAGGGACGCCGCAAAGATACTTGATGAGATACCTATAGCAATCCAATTAAGGTATTTGCAGACAGCCTCTGAAATTGCAGCAGAGAAGAATACAACTGTCCTCTTTCCTTTACCAATGGAATTTTTAAAGTTTTTTGATGCACAAAAAAAGAACGGTTAA
- the proB gene encoding glutamate 5-kinase translates to MKRNEIFENNRRIVIKIGTQVLTSDNNRLDVSVIEHIVEQVCQIKKNGVEVIIVTSGAIGAGMQVLGWHERPKSINRLQAAASIGQSRLMRVYERLFKEEGFNVGQILLTRDVFVSNERKKIAMRTFSTLLKLGVIPIINENDSIAVDEIKFGDNDTLSSLVAELIEADMLIFLTGVDGLSKNDPKKNKNSKVIKEVKDFKEILSIEEGAVSKQGTGGIKSKLAAVKYATDRGVFCIILNGKKMWSITKAFDGEIIGTLFFPKLLEQK, encoded by the coding sequence ATGAAAAGGAATGAAATTTTTGAGAATAACAGAAGGATTGTTATAAAGATAGGAACTCAGGTATTGACTTCTGATAATAATAGGTTAGATGTTTCTGTGATAGAACATATTGTTGAACAGGTTTGCCAGATTAAAAAAAATGGGGTTGAAGTTATTATTGTTACCTCTGGGGCCATTGGTGCAGGAATGCAGGTTTTGGGTTGGCATGAAAGACCTAAAAGCATAAACAGGTTGCAGGCTGCTGCAAGTATAGGGCAGAGTAGGCTTATGCGTGTTTATGAAAGACTTTTTAAAGAAGAAGGTTTTAATGTTGGTCAGATACTTTTGACCAGAGATGTTTTTGTGTCTAATGAGCGAAAAAAGATTGCAATGAGAACCTTTTCTACTCTTTTAAAACTCGGTGTTATCCCAATAATTAATGAGAACGATAGTATAGCAGTAGATGAGATTAAATTTGGCGATAATGATACCCTATCATCTCTTGTGGCTGAACTTATAGAAGCTGATATGCTTATTTTTTTGACAGGGGTAGATGGTTTAAGTAAAAACGATCCCAAAAAAAATAAGAATAGTAAGGTCATAAAAGAGGTCAAAGATTTTAAAGAGATTTTGAGTATAGAAGAAGGGGCTGTGTCAAAGCAAGGTACTGGAGGAATAAAGAGTAAACTGGCAGCAGTTAAGTATGCAACAGATAGAGGTGTTTTTTGTATCATCTTGAATGGTAAAAAAATGTGGAGTATAACAAAAGCGTTTGATGGAGAGATAATTGGGACTCTTTTTTTCCCAAAACTACTTGAACAAAAATAA
- a CDS encoding prephenate dehydrogenase, with protein MKKFKNIGIVGLGLIGSSIALEIKKRKLSEKTTGFSRRLETLKKAKEKGLIDEYFQNFEEGLKYLDFLILATPIEIVKEYFTKIKKEGSKVLVTDVASIKEKIVEESLNILGKENNFVPSHPMAGSEKSGMDGIEDNLFDEKYVIITPTDNTDKNNISVVEGFWESLGAKTFFLSPSEHDKLIGLTSHFPHLMVYSLISLFEKYQKTDVLFRCVGTGFSDTTRIGKSNPDLWANIFLTNKKNMIYWIEEYEKALQEIKELLLNDSFDKLRFNLSQLKMVRERVDEKE; from the coding sequence ATGAAAAAATTTAAAAATATTGGCATTGTAGGGCTTGGCTTGATTGGAAGTTCTATTGCTCTTGAAATTAAAAAGAGGAAACTTTCAGAAAAAACTACCGGTTTCAGCAGACGGCTGGAGACCCTTAAAAAAGCTAAAGAGAAAGGGTTAATAGATGAATATTTCCAGAATTTTGAGGAAGGGTTAAAATACCTCGATTTTCTTATCCTTGCTACCCCAATAGAAATTGTAAAAGAATATTTTACTAAAATAAAAAAAGAGGGGTCTAAAGTTCTTGTTACAGATGTTGCAAGTATTAAAGAAAAAATAGTTGAGGAATCTTTAAATATTCTTGGAAAAGAGAACAATTTTGTTCCTTCTCACCCTATGGCTGGTTCTGAAAAGAGCGGAATGGACGGAATTGAAGATAACCTTTTTGACGAGAAATATGTTATTATTACTCCGACAGATAATACAGATAAGAATAATATATCTGTTGTGGAAGGATTCTGGGAATCTCTTGGAGCTAAAACTTTTTTTCTTTCACCGTCAGAACACGATAAATTGATAGGTTTAACCAGCCATTTTCCGCATTTGATGGTATATTCGTTGATTTCTCTTTTTGAGAAATACCAGAAAACAGATGTGTTGTTCAGGTGTGTTGGGACAGGTTTTTCTGATACAACAAGGATAGGGAAAAGCAATCCTGACCTCTGGGCTAATATTTTTCTTACAAATAAAAAAAATATGATTTATTGGATAGAGGAGTATGAGAAAGCATTACAAGAGATTAAGGAACTTTTGCTTAATGATTCTTTTGATAAACTAAGGTTTAATTTAAGTCAACTAAAAATGGTAAGGGAAAGAGTAGATGAAAAGGAATGA
- a CDS encoding glutamate-5-semialdehyde dehydrogenase, whose protein sequence is MDWKTKISEQAEKMKNVSLKSLGFTTEQKNNFLLKLYENIEKYRDSILRSNSRDVNKARESNLPEPFIDRLALTNKRVDKMLEAIGVVTNLPDPVGVKIWETDRPNGLHIERVRVPIGVIGIIYESRPDVTIEASILCIKAGNCVVLRGGKEAKYSNSILVEILKESLVEVGLPADMVNLVSVGGRKSVRYLLSLSEYIDLIIPRGGESLIETVVQHSRIPVIKHYKGVCHTYIDKYADIDMALKVAVNAKIQRPSTCNATETLLVHKDVSKSFIPAIMEIFMKEKVEVKGCKKTLKIVSGIKEATDKDWEEEYLSMKISIKIVDSIEDAIEHINRYGTSHSEAIVTSCNLNATKFLKEVDASAVFHNASTRFTDGGEFGLGAEIGISTDKIHARGPMGLEELTSYKYLIYGYGQLRQ, encoded by the coding sequence ATGGACTGGAAAACTAAAATATCTGAGCAGGCTGAAAAGATGAAGAATGTTTCATTAAAATCATTAGGTTTTACAACTGAACAGAAAAACAATTTTCTTTTGAAACTGTACGAAAATATAGAAAAATATAGAGATAGTATCTTACGCTCTAATAGTAGAGATGTTAATAAAGCCAGAGAATCTAACCTCCCTGAACCTTTTATAGATAGATTGGCTTTAACCAATAAAAGAGTTGATAAGATGCTTGAAGCTATTGGTGTTGTTACAAATCTTCCTGACCCTGTTGGCGTTAAGATTTGGGAAACAGATAGACCAAACGGACTACACATAGAGCGGGTTAGGGTGCCAATAGGTGTTATAGGAATAATTTATGAATCAAGGCCAGACGTTACTATTGAAGCAAGTATACTTTGTATTAAGGCAGGAAACTGTGTTGTTTTAAGAGGCGGCAAAGAGGCAAAGTATTCCAATAGCATACTGGTTGAAATTTTAAAAGAAAGTTTAGTGGAGGTAGGATTACCTGCTGATATGGTGAATTTAGTTTCTGTTGGCGGAAGAAAATCTGTGAGGTATCTACTTTCTTTATCAGAATATATTGATTTGATTATTCCGAGAGGCGGTGAATCTCTAATAGAAACAGTTGTTCAACATAGCAGAATCCCTGTTATAAAACACTACAAAGGTGTGTGTCATACATACATTGATAAGTATGCTGATATTGATATGGCTTTAAAGGTTGCAGTTAACGCAAAGATTCAGAGACCTTCTACTTGTAATGCAACAGAGACGTTGCTTGTTCACAAAGATGTATCTAAATCGTTTATTCCGGCAATAATGGAAATTTTTATGAAGGAGAAAGTAGAGGTTAAGGGTTGTAAAAAGACACTAAAGATTGTTTCAGGTATAAAAGAAGCTACTGATAAAGATTGGGAAGAAGAGTATCTTTCAATGAAAATTTCTATAAAAATTGTTGATTCAATAGAAGATGCAATAGAACATATAAATAGGTATGGAACCTCTCATTCTGAAGCTATTGTTACAAGTTGCAACTTAAATGCTACAAAGTTTTTAAAAGAGGTTGACGCTTCTGCTGTTTTTCATAACGCTTCAACAAGATTTACCGATGGAGGCGAGTTTGGGCTTGGGGCTGAAATAGGAATAAGTACCGATAAAATACACGCAAGAGGTCCTATGGGCCTTGAAGAACTTACTTCTTATAAATACTTAATTTACGGTTATGGACAACTTAGGCAATAG
- the pheS gene encoding phenylalanine--tRNA ligase subunit alpha, with translation MDLITLKKKIKEISEEAGKEIENIKDNATLDIWKIKYLGRKGVVNSLFSNMSELDIASKKEAGVILNSLKNSLTEQYEYRLSSSDQEKSDINLSFPGKPVSIGHLHPISVTIREMSEIFTRLGFGIVSGPEIETSYYNFEALNIPDGHPSRDAWDTLYLNEADKILLRPHTSPVQIRMMEKKSPPLRIAAVGKCFRRDAVDATHSPVFHQMEGFMVDTNINFSHLKGVLTYFINKMFGDNISVKFTPSYFPFTEPSAELSMSCIVCKGKGCSVCKNSGFIEVLGCGMIHPQVFRNVGYDPEKYTGFAFGMGIERLAIIKFGITDIRYFYQNDMRFITQFI, from the coding sequence ATGGATTTAATAACACTTAAAAAAAAGATTAAGGAAATATCAGAAGAAGCGGGTAAAGAAATAGAGAATATTAAAGATAACGCTACTCTTGATATATGGAAAATAAAATATCTTGGTAGAAAAGGTGTAGTTAACTCTCTTTTTTCAAATATGTCTGAGTTAGATATTGCTTCTAAAAAAGAGGCAGGAGTTATACTCAACAGTCTAAAAAACAGTTTGACTGAACAATATGAGTATAGGTTGTCTTCATCAGACCAAGAGAAGAGTGATATAAACCTTTCTTTTCCGGGAAAACCTGTATCGATAGGTCATCTGCACCCTATAAGCGTAACCATAAGAGAGATGTCTGAGATTTTTACAAGACTCGGTTTTGGTATTGTTTCAGGTCCAGAGATAGAGACTTCATATTATAATTTTGAGGCTTTAAACATTCCAGATGGTCACCCTTCGAGAGATGCTTGGGATACATTATATTTGAATGAAGCCGACAAGATTCTTTTAAGGCCTCATACAAGTCCTGTTCAGATACGTATGATGGAAAAAAAGTCACCTCCTTTGAGAATTGCAGCGGTAGGAAAATGTTTTAGAAGAGACGCTGTTGATGCTACCCATAGCCCTGTTTTTCATCAGATGGAAGGCTTTATGGTTGACACAAATATTAATTTTTCACATCTGAAAGGTGTTTTAACATATTTTATTAACAAGATGTTTGGAGATAATATTAGTGTTAAGTTTACTCCTTCGTATTTTCCTTTTACTGAACCGAGTGCAGAGTTAAGTATGTCTTGCATTGTCTGTAAAGGGAAAGGATGTTCAGTATGTAAAAATTCTGGATTTATAGAAGTTCTTGGTTGTGGAATGATACATCCTCAGGTCTTTAGAAATGTTGGGTATGACCCTGAAAAATATACAGGATTTGCTTTTGGGATGGGGATAGAGAGACTTGCAATTATAAAATTTGGAATAACAGATATAAGATATTTTTATCAGAATGATATGAGGTTTATTACTCAATTTATTTAA
- the nadD gene encoding nicotinate-nucleotide adenylyltransferase, translating to MDNLGNRIGIIGGTFDPIHNGHLIIAEKARDEFSLEKVVFIPAGNPPHKKTFFASAEQRYEMVKTAVKNNPFFEVSTIELDKKRISYTYETVLQLEQQYLNSQLYLIIGEDSFLDLASWHKYELLAKKVVFLVARRDLVEKSVKPPLDIEMLNYYFISSPLVEISSSYIRDCIYFEKTVKYLIPDKVFEYIRRNNLYGFNNT from the coding sequence ATGGACAACTTAGGCAATAGGATAGGAATAATAGGAGGAACGTTTGACCCTATTCATAACGGGCATCTTATTATAGCTGAAAAAGCTCGAGACGAGTTTAGTCTGGAAAAAGTAGTTTTTATACCTGCTGGTAACCCTCCACACAAAAAAACTTTTTTTGCTTCGGCTGAGCAGAGATATGAGATGGTTAAAACTGCAGTAAAAAATAACCCTTTTTTTGAAGTGTCAACTATAGAACTTGATAAGAAGAGAATTTCTTATACCTATGAAACAGTGTTACAACTTGAGCAACAATATTTAAATTCGCAGTTATATCTTATTATTGGTGAAGATTCTTTTCTTGATTTAGCTTCGTGGCACAAATACGAGTTGTTAGCAAAAAAAGTTGTTTTTCTTGTGGCTCGCAGGGATTTGGTAGAAAAATCTGTAAAACCTCCTTTAGATATTGAGATGTTAAACTACTATTTTATTTCATCGCCATTAGTGGAAATTTCATCTTCATACATAAGAGATTGCATTTATTTTGAAAAAACAGTAAAATATTTAATCCCTGATAAAGTTTTTGAATATATAAGGAGAAACAATCTGTATGGATTTAATAACACTTAA